The Oncorhynchus gorbuscha isolate QuinsamMale2020 ecotype Even-year linkage group LG08, OgorEven_v1.0, whole genome shotgun sequence DNA window atttatgtccaaatatctcctttttgttcagtaatccaaatgcataaTGCTCGATCACTTGttcagacgaaatgtcaaaaaggttatattacagttcgtagaaacatgtcaaacgatgtatagaatcaatctttaggatgtttttatcataaatctttaataatgttccaaccggagaattcctttgtctttagacatgcaatggaacgcagctacTTCTCTCTTGCGAGCtcgtgatcagctcatggcactctgctaGACACCTGGTTGAAACagctctctttctatcccccttcacagtagaagcctcaaacaaggttctaaagactgttgacatatagtggaagccttaggaagtgcaatatgaccccatagacactgtatattcgatagccAATCActtaaactacaaacctcagatttcccacttcctggttgaatttatttctcaggtttttgcctgccatatgagttctattatactcacagacatcattcaaacagttttagaaactacagagtgttttctatccaaatatactaattatatgcatattctagcttttgggcatgagtagcaggcagtttactcagggcacctttttatccaagctactcaatactgccccacagtcccaaagaagttaatggaagcctccaacataatccaggtagaatcaggaattccccaaggTAACTATTTAGGCCCCTTAAACTTTAGATCTTTAATAACAAcatgctttgagtaaagccagtgtgtctatgtatgcagatgactcaacactatacaagtcaactactacagcaactgaaatgactgcaacacttaataAAGAGCTGCAGTTTGTTTCGGAATGGGTAGCAAAGAATAGGTTTGTCCTAAATATTTTccaaactaaaagcattgtatttgggacaaatcattcactaaaccctaaacctcaactacatctcAATGAATAATGtgtaaattgagcaagttgaggtgactaaactgcttggagtaactctGGATTGTATGTAAactgtcaaaacatattgattcaaCAGTAGATAATatggggagaagtctgttcaTAATAAAGCGttactctgccttcttaacagcattatcaataaggcaggtcctacaggcccttgtTTTGTCTCATTGACACTACTGTCCAatagtgtggtcaggtgccacaaagagggacttaagAAAATTtcagttggctcagaacagggcagcacagctggccctacaagtacacagagagctaacactGATGACATGCATCTAATTCTCTCAttgctgaaagtggaggagagattgacttcatcactacttgtttttgtaagaggtgttgacaagctgaatgtactgagctgtctgtttTTAAAATACttgcacacagctcggacacccatgcataacccacatgccaccagaggtctcgtcacagtccccaagtccagaacggACTATTAGGcagtgcacagtactacatagagccatgactacatagaactctattccacatcaagtaactgacgcaagcagtacAATCAGATTTAAAAAGAAGGTAAAAATACACATTATGCAAcaacagggactgtgaagagacacacacaaaggtacagacacatgcatacactaccggttttagaacacctactcattcaagggtttttctttactatttgctacattgtagaataatagtgaagacatcaaaactatgaaataacacatggaatcatgtagtaaccaaatacattttaaacaaatcaaaatatatttgtgttttttcaaagtagccaccctttgccttgatgacatctttgcacactcttgacattctctcaaccagcgttatgaggtagtcacctggaatgcatttctatTGACAAGTGTGCCTATTTAAAAGTTAatctgtggaatttctttccttcttaatgtgtttgagccaatccgttgtgttgtgacatggtaggggtagtatacagaagatagccctatttagtataagaccaagtccatactatggcaagaacagctcaaataagcaaagagtaacaacagtccatcattactttaagacataaaggtcagtcaatccggaaaatgtcatgaacttttaaagtttcttcaagtgcagttgcaaaaaccttcatgcgctatgatgaaactggctctcatgaggaccgccacaggaatggaagacccagatttacctctgctgcagaggataagttcattagagttaaattgcagcccaaataaatgcttcacagagttcaagtaacagacatatctcaacatcaactgttcagaggagactgcgtgaatccggccttcatggtcgaattgctgcaaagaaaccactactaaaggacaccaataataagaagagacttgcttgggccaagaaacacgagcaatggacattagaccggtggaaatatgtcctttggtctggagtccaaattggagatttttggttccaactgccgtgtgtGAAtgaatgatctccacatgtgtatttcccctgtcaagcatggaggaggaggtgtgatggtgtggggtgcttttctggtgacactgtctgtggtttatttacaattcaaggcacacttaaccagcatcgcTACCACAGCaatctgcagcaatatgccatcccatctggtttgcacttagtgggactatcatttttattttaacaggaaaatgacccaacactcctccaggctatttgaccaagaaggagagtgatggagtgctgcatcagaggacctggcttccacaatcacccaacctcaacccaattgagatggttactACGTGAATCCGTATGTATTATTTCAAagtttattctacaatgtagaaaatagtaaaaaataaagaaaaacacttgaatgagtaggtgttctaaaacttttgaccggtagtgtacattgTGATATTTTTGTATAGTGGTTTTAAACATTTTGTGTTGTaaatatgtagtggtgtaatgatgtactgttttGCAGGaagttatcaactgtactgctgTTTATGTAGAGCGGCGATAAAAAGAAACATGGAAAGCACTCTTCATACTTCAAAAGGCTGATAAATAAATAGTGTGCGTACACAATGTATCACTAGCCTTCCCTCAGGACTCATCTAAAATACCATATTGTATGCTTTATACATGGCAGTAacctaatacagttgaagtctgaagtttacacctcagccaaatacatttaaattcagtttttcacaattcctgacatttaatcctagtaaaaattcattgtcttaggtcagttaggatcaccactttattttaagaatgtgaaatgacatAATAATATTAAagcgaatgatttatttcagcttttttttctttcatcacattcccagtgggtcagaagttgacatacactcaattagtatttggcagcattgcctttaaattgtttaacttatgtcaaatgtttcaggtagccttccacaagcttcccacagtaagttgggtgaattttgacctattcctcctgacagagctagtgtaactgagtcaagtttgtaggcctccatgctcgcacacactttttcagttctgcccacagattttctataggattgaagtctgggctttgtgatggccactccaataccttgactttgttgtccttaagccattttgccacaactttggaagtatggttggggtcattgtccatttggaagacccatttgtgatttaacttcctgactgatgtcttgagatgttgcttcaatatatccacatcattttcctgcctcatgatgccatctattttgtgaagtgcaccagtccctcctgcagcaaagcacccccacaacatgatgctgccacccctgtgcttcacggttgggatggtgttcttcggcttgcaagcctccccccttttcctccaaacataacgatggtcattatggccatgttatgggattgattagcacttttcgcaccaatgtacgttcatctctaggagacagaaagcgtctcgTTCCTGAGCGGTTttacgactgcgtggtcccatggtgtttatacttgtgtactattgtagTACTATTGTACTATTGTActttgtgcagatgaacgtggtacattcaggcattttggaaattgctcccaaggatgagccagacttgtggaggtctacaatttttttcctgaggtcttggctcatttcttttgatttttcccatgatgtcaagcaaagaggcactaagtttgaaggtaggccttgaaataaatccacaggtacaccttcaattgactcaaatgatgtcaattagcctatcagaagcttctaaagccatgacataattttctggaattttccaagctgtttaaaggcacagtaaacttagtgtatgtaaacttgtgacccactggaattgagatacagtgaaataatttgtctgtaaacaattgttggaaaaattacttgtcatacacaaagtagatgtcctaaccgacttgccaaaagtatagtttgttaacaagaaatgtgtggtgtggttgaaaaacgagtcttaatgactccaacgtaagtgtatgtaaacttccgacttcaactgtaggtatgaCTGACCTGAATGAACCTGAGTAGCTCTACATGGTGGTAGGGCATCGAGGCACCCACACCAGTATCAACAGAGAAAAACACAAGTTCTCCAGCTACCAGATCATGGAGAAGTACAAGAAGCAACCAGCAAGACAACTTTCCTTCCTTGTAGGCCTACTTTCTGTCAGTTGATCCCCATCTAACATATTAACATTTTTCCTGAAGGCACAAAACCATGGTCTAAGAGAATACTATGACCAGAGATTTAAGAATGTCCTAAGTGTGGGGGTTTCTGGTCATCAACGTGGACGTCACCTGTCCAAGAGCGACCCTGGCTATGATCTACCTGAAGACCAACAACAGGTGATAATTGATTCCACCACCATCCCATCTTTAGATACCCTTCAACGAAAAGTAATGCCGTGTTCTACTAGATTTGACTCTTCAATCTCCCATCTAATCTTGCATGGTGCCTCACAGAACATCTTGACCCCAGCGCTCCAGCATATAGCTTATAACTGGGGAAAAAAAGTCATTTTGAATCATTTTAGGTTTTTCCTGGTTCTGTTCCCGTATTGGACAATAGGCTCAGGCTTCCATTAAcacctctttctcaccctctcatAGGTCTATCGCAGGTTGGCTGAAAGCTAAAGACACCATGTTCCTCCTGGACTGTACTCTGGGTCAGTACAGATCTGCGTTATCTCAGTGTACTCTGGGTCAGTACagacctgccttatctcagtGTACTCTGGGTCAGTACAGATCTGCCTTATCTCAGTGTACTCTGGGTCAGTACAGATCTGCCTTATCTCAGTGTACTCTGGGTCAGTACAGATCTGCGTTATCTCAGTGTACTCTGGGTCAGTACAGATCTGCCTTATCTCAGTGTACTCTGGGTCAGTACAGATCTGCCTTATCTCAGTGTACTCTGGGTCAGTACAGATCTGCGTTATTTCAGTATACTCTGGGTCACTACAGACCTGTCTTTTTCACTGAGCCAAACCCCCGGAGCTCAccatcagtggttcccaacctagGTGGGGGGCGCCATATTTTCCTTGGGGGTTGCGGGCCCTACTTGATTtgcaacatttctgggatcttttatttcagctcatgaaacatgggaccaacgctTTACATGTtacgttaatatttttgttcagtaaaatGTCTGATCCTGTACACTAACACATTTTAGGTCGTCACTAGCTTCTAAACCCACAGTCATAAACCCCGCCCatttctacaatttctcttcttaaaattgtattttaaacctgatcttaaccacactgctaaccttatgcctaaccttaacttcAGACctaaagcacatttttgttgccaattttgactttgtggctgtggaatctgactttgtggatATAGAAGCTTGgcactgtctcctctccctcctcagacACTGGCTAGGTGTATCAGCATGTGGGATGAGATACTGCCCAACTCGAAAGCAGCAATGTTCCCCCGGTAACTCCCCTCAATATGCACACAAACACCTTGGCTCATTAGACACAAGTCACTGCCAGCACAAACCTCTACTCAGGACCTGTGGTAATAATATTATGAGTTCGGCATCGGGTTCTTAGGGCCAACAGTTTAGATGTCCATAGACATTAGAGGTTGGTTCCAAGGCTCTTAATGTTGTTAGTTAGTCATAATGAATGACATCAACGCTAATAAATGACATCAACGCTAATAAGGAAACACGTTTTGGTCCTCAAATGAGGCTTCAGTGCCAAGAGGATGTGACTGGCAACAAGCCTCAGACATTTCCTGCAGCTTGACCAATTTACACATCAACAGTATTAAATTAGTTAGTATCCCACAGTTTTTTTTACAATGCTAACACAATATATTTTCTTTGTTTTGCATCCACATAATCCAAGAGAACATTGGGAATCCAATGGTTTCGGAGGCTTTGAACATGAAAACCATAGCGTGACTAAAAACTGACTACAAGTTTTCTTAGCTTTCTCAGCATGGCTGGAtataagagacagagatggtgtgtTTAGTAACATGAGGATGTGTGGGATGACTCCTGTCCTCAGGCAAGCCCATGACCACATAATTGCTGGAACCTGTATGACTGTGGGATTCCACTTTGCTGGCTCGGCCAACTCTGACGCATTCGACTGCTTGGTAAGAAGCAGTTAGAGTTAATTGGCTAGTTTGTCTGTAACCCTTCTGTTTCTTTCACAGTAATATTTCGCAAGGAACTTCATGCAGTGTTTGACATCAGCAACGGCTACTCTCATGCTTCTGTCCAATGTAACCATAATGTCCATATAAGGCAATAGAATAAAGTCAAGTTTAAAGTTTGCATCAAAGTCACCACAACCAATTTGCTCTCTCTTCTGCCAGACAGGCCACTATAACTTACAGATGTGTCTGAGCATGTTGTTGTCCATGCTGATGGCTGGCTCTGGTGACCTGAAGGTGCTGGAGCTCTGCCGCGTCCTCCAGAAGAGGACCAGAACTATGACCCACCACATGGCCCTGGGAGGAGGCAGGTGAGACATGTTTCAACCAGCCTCTCCAATGGTTATAGCCTACACAGATATTGCTTGTACTGCCTTTTGCCTAGGTGTTGTACCTTTCACAATGTCATCTGTATTGATGTAGATTGTATGTTTTGCTACAGACCTAGATAATGGAACAAcattacagtggcaagaaaacctggttttctgcataaattggtcatcaaatttgatctgatcttcatcgaagtcacaacaatagacaaacacagtctgcttaaactaataacactcAAACAATTATAAGTTTTCTTGTCTTTACTGAACACACCATgcaaacattcacagtgtaggttggaaaaaatgtgaacccttggatttaataactggttgaccctcctttggcagcaataaactcaatcaaacattttctgtagttgcggatcagaactgcacaatggtcaggaggaattttggaccattcatctttataaaactgtttcagttcagcattGTTCTTAGGATGtttggtgtgaactgctctcgagGTCATGCTACAGCATTTTACATCaagttgaggtcaggactctgactgggcctctCCAGGAGGTGTATTTTCTTCTATTGAAGCCATTCTGCTGTTGATTGacgtctgtgttttgggtcgttgtcctgttgcatcacccaacttctgttgagcttcaattggcggacagatagtcttacattctcctgcaaaatgccttgataaacttgggaattcatttttctgtcgatgatggcaagctgtccaggccctgaggcagcaaagcagccccaaaccatgaaactccctccaaaatactttacagttgggatgaggttttgatgttggtgtgctgtgccttctATTTTTCtccacatagtgttgtgtgttccttccaaacaactcaactgtagtttcatctgtccacagaatattttgcgaGAAAGGCTGTGTAACATCCAGGTGCagttttgcaaacttcagacgtgcagtaatgttttttttggacaacagtggcttcttccgtggtgtcctcccatgaacaccattcttgtttagtgttttacgtatcgtagactcatcaacagagatgttagcacgttccagagatttctgttagtctttagctgacactcttaAGATTCTTCTGaactcattgagcattctgcacggTACTCTTGctgtcatctttgcaggacggccactgaGGGAGAGAAGCAACCGGGTTGAAccttctccatttatagacagtttatcttaccgtggactgatgaacatcaaggcttttagagattcttttgtaaccctttccagctttatgcaagtcaacaattcttaatcttaggtcttctgagacctcttttgttcgaggcactGTTCACATCAGGCAAAGCTTCTTGTGAATAGTAAACTCAAATTCTGTTTTTTTATAGGActaggcagctctaaccaacatctccaatctcttctcattgattggactccaggttagctgactcctgtcTCCGATTAggttttggagaagtcattagcctaggggtccACATACACATacgaatgtttaaattatgtgttcaatatagacaagaaaaatacaataattttcttgccactgtataatGAGATGTGGGAGAGTAGTCCTGTTATGTGAGTGTTCTTCATAACAAATGCAGTTCAAATATCCCAGGCTTACGCAAGCAGTGACTAAGGTGTATTTTTGTACGTAACAATACTCATTACTGATTCTAAATCTGTCTCGTCCTCAACATTTACTGTACAAACCCTTTGATTTTAGACTTGCCTTATTTTAGGGTGGACAATTTCAGGCCCACATAACTTCAAGGTCGCAATTTGAATGGCCTTATTGTAGTATTCTCAACCTATTCCTGCCATCAACACACACCTGCATCAGGAAAGATTGTAGAGGGGAGCAGACACATGGCGTCTTTATTTCaatctctctcttgccctctcgctCGATGTGGTCTGTGGAGAGTGCTTTCATCCTGCGTAGTAACCAATCACCATACGGCCCTGTCAGTCTGGCTCATCATGAAACCTGAAGTGAAACACTTCTCTTCTCATGTTGTGTAGCTACAGAGTTCACCCGTGAGCCTAGTCTAGGGAATGGTGTGATTGAAACATAGTAATATTGTTTAGGAACACGTTTCTGAAAATGAATTTGAGTGGCGCTAAATAAACAGCTGTtctcagtcattatgttactcTACAGTTCAAGATGAGATCAGTGTCCAGTTGACTTTTGCTCTGTATGTTTGTGGGTCTTGTTATCAAGCTGACTCATGTAGTAAATAGTGCTGTTGTTTTCACCTCTCTGTAATACACATAGTAAAAACCAGAACATCCCACCCAGCCTGTTCGCTTTATCCGTTGCCATGTAGACTGGATGAGTGTCAGCTCGTGGGTTGAGAACTAATCTCTTCAGCTGGTGTTTTAAGAGGCGGCGAGGCAACCCCTCACCCACACTAATCTAAACAAGTGATTTCTCTCCCCAAGCCGACACAATGGTTTGAACCAGCCTAAGCGCACACTTAACCGAAGCCTTTATCTTTTAAGTAGAGCTTTTATGAGCACAAAGGACGTCAGGTAGATAACAATTCAAAGCTGTTTTGCACAGGCCAAATTCCTCATTTATTCATGGGACCTATTCACAAAAAACTCTTATGATATGTGCTAACATCAACACTGTGACTTTGATTTATTGCTATGTCTGAGTCTGACGTAGCACTCTTATCCTGTGCTTGTCCTCTTCCAGGTACACTCCAACTCGGCCATCGCTACCTTGCCATGTGCGCTCTACCACCAGTTTCCTGCCCACAGCACAGTTAACCGGTAAGGCATACAATCACTGGAAATACCAACATTTGGTACTGCTTACCAGAGCTCTAA harbors:
- the anapc1 gene encoding anaphase-promoting complex subunit 1 isoform X1 translates to MWDEILPNSKAAMFPRQAHDHIIAGTCMTVGFHFAGSANSDAFDCLTGHYNLQMCLSMLLSMLMAGSGDLKVLELCRVLQKRTRTMTHHMALGGGRYTPTRPSLPCHVRSTTSFLPTAQLTDSSKRTIDTGSCP
- the anapc1 gene encoding anaphase-promoting complex subunit 1 isoform X2 codes for the protein MIYLKTNNRSIAGWLKAKDTMFLLDCTLGHYNLQMCLSMLLSMLMAGSGDLKVLELCRVLQKRTRTMTHHMALGGGRYTPTRPSLPCHVRSTTSFLPTAQLTDSSKRTIDTGSCP